One Panicum virgatum strain AP13 chromosome 9K, P.virgatum_v5, whole genome shotgun sequence genomic region harbors:
- the LOC120648190 gene encoding G-type lectin S-receptor-like serine/threonine-protein kinase At2g19130 produces the protein MCLWRHLALLLLLPCLPRWPCSSAAASDTLSVGESLAGNRTLVSAGGKFELGFFSPAGGGSNYYVGIWYKRIPGRTVIWVLNRDSPVADPAFAELTVAQDGNLLLLRTGNRPRKAIWSSNSPAGSRDDDDTAVAVLLDTGNLVLRGRRGGNSSAVIWQSFDHPTDTLVPGGWVGLNKRTGAYQALRSWRSAADPSTGLYTDRVDPHGSGQYAFLWNGTAVCHYVGAWNGQYFAPIPEMGMSAKYTFVFVNSSEEVSYSFRVNDPSTVSRLVMSPHGQLTMFDWSNESGQWLLHWATPTSLCDVYSACGPFGLCDVASSQYCRCLQGFEPASPEECAAQLWSAGCARKTTLQCSGNASSTDGFIPVQNVRLPSGYSVVADAGSSGDCASACLRNCSCTAYAYGGGCLVWGGDLRNAQQLADGDAGASTLFLRVAAADLAAANQGASTNGRAAILGASCVIAVALLCLFFALAWVRCREQTVRHDGSLLVFSHGYLARCTKNYSHKLGSGSFGSVYKGALPDHTAIAVKRLEGSAQGEKQFRAEVRTLGTIQHVNLVRLRGFCAATRERLLVYDYMPNGSLASVLSESGQSSRVLDWRARFGIMAGVARGLAYLHERCQERIVHCDVKPENILLDAGLVPKVADFGMAKLIARDSSRALTTARGTVGYLAPEWILGLPITAKADVYSYGMVILELVSGRRNRDAAGPGRRGGGGCYFPLWAATKVREGQVLALLDERLAGDADVEELGRACNVACWCIQQDEALRPTMGQVVQVLEGSLHPGTAPLPRYLEQLCVEDSCTFLTDPC, from the coding sequence ATGTGTTTATGGCGTCACCTCGCTCTGCTTCTCTTGCTCCCGTGCCTGCCCCGGTGGCCGTGCTCATCTGCCGCGGCGAGCGACACGCTCTCCGTGGGGGAGTCTCTCGCCGGGAACCGGACGCTGGTCTCGGCGGGAGGCAAGTTCGAGCTGGGCTTCTTCTCCCCGGCCGGCGGGGGCTCCAACTACTACGTCGGCATATGGTACAAGCGAATCCCGGGGCGAACCGTCATCTGGGTGCTGAACAGGGACTCCCCGGTCGCCGATCCGGCGTTCGCGGAGCTAACCGTGGCTCAGGACGGcaacctgctcctcctccgaaCGGGAAACAGGCCCAGGAAGGCAATCTGGTCGTCCAATTCGCCAGCAGGCTcgcgcgacgacgacgacacggCCGTGGCGGTGCTCCTTGACACGGGGAACTTGGTCCTgcgtggccggcgcggcggcaacTCGTCGGCGGTCATCTGGCAGAGCTTCGACCACCCGACGGACACGCTCGTGCCGGGCGGCTGGGTGGGGCTGAACAAGCGCACCGGCGCGTACCAGGCGCTCCGGTCGTGGCGGAGCGCCGCCGACCCGTCGACGGGGCTGTACACGGACCGGGTGGACCCGCACGGGTCGGGCCAGTACGCGTTCCTGTGGAACGGCACGGCCGTCTGCCACTACGTCGGCGCCTGGAACGGGCAGTACTTCGCCCCCATCCCGGAGATGGGCATGTCGGCCAAGTACACGTTCGTCTTCGTCAACAGCAGCGAGGAGGTGAGCTACTCGTTCCGGGTCAACGACCCGTCGACCGTCTCGCGGCTGGTGATGAGCCCCCACGGCCAGCTCACCATGTTCGACTGGTCCAACGAGTCCGGGCAGTGGCTGCTGCACTGGGCGACCCCGACGTCGCTGTGCGACGTGTACTCCGCCTGCGGGCCGTTCGGCCTCTGCGACGTGGCCAGCTCGCAGTACTGCCGGTGCCTGCAGGGGTTCGAGCCCGCGTCGCCGGAGGAATGCGCCGCCCAACTCTGGAGCGCCGGCTGCGCGAGGAAGACGACCTTGCAGTGCAGCGGCAACGCGTCATCGACCGATGGGTTCATCCCGGTGCAAAACGTCCGGCTGCCGAGCGGCTATTCCGTGGTGGCTGACGCCGGCAGCTCCGGGGACTGTGCATCGGCGTGCTTGCGCAATTGCTCTTGCACCGCTTACGCTTACGGAGGCGGCTGCCTGGTGTGGGGCGGTGATCTGCGGAACGCCCAACAACTCGCCGACGGCGATGCTGGGGCTTCTACTCTGTTCCtcagggtcgccgccgccgacctcgccgcggCGAACCAGGGCGCGTCAACGAATGGTCGCGCTGCCATCCTGGGCGCGTCGTGTGTCATTGCTGTCGCGCTACTCTGCCTGTTCTTCGCCCTCGCCTGGGTTCGATGCCGTGAGCAAACCGTGCGCCACGACGGGTCACTCCTCGTGTTCAGCCACGGTTACCTGGCACGGTGCACCAAGAACTACTCCCATAAGCTGGGGTCGGGCAGCTTCGGCTCCGTGTACAAGGGGGCGCTCCCCGACCACACCGCGATAGCCGTGAAACGGCTGGAGGGGTCCGCGCAAGGGGAGAAGCAGTTCCGCGCCGAGGTCCGGACGCTGGGCACGATCCAGCACGTCAACCTCGTCCGCCTCCGCGGGTTCTGCGCCGCGACCCGCGAGCGGCTCCTGGTCTACGACTACATGCCCAACGGCTCCCTGGCCTCCGTGCTGTCGGAGTCGGGCCAGAGCTCCCGGGTGCTGGACTGGCGCGCCAGGTTCGGGATCATGGCCGGCGTCGCGCGCGGGCTGGCCTACCTCCACGAGCGGTGCCAGGAGCGGATCGTGCACTGCGACGTGAAGCCGGAGAACATCCTCCTGGACGCCGGGCTGGTCCCCAAGGTGGCGGACTTCGGCATGGCCAAGCTCATCGCGCGCGACTCCAGCCGGGCGCTGACGACCGCGCGCGGCACGGTGGGGTACCTGGCGCCGGAGTGGATCCTGGGCCTGCCCATCACGGCCAAGGCCGACGTGTACAGCTACGGGATGGTGATCCTGGAGCTCGTCTCCGGGCGGAGGAACCGGGACGCCGCGGGgcccgggcggcgcggcggcggcggctgctactTCCCGCTCTGGGCGGCGACCAAGGTCCGGGAGGGGCAGGTCCTGGCGCTGCTGGACGAGCGGCTGGCGGGGGACGCGgacgtggaggagctcgggcgggCGTGCAACGTCGCGTGCTGGTGCATACAGCAGGACGAGGCGCTGAGGCCGACCATGGGGCAGGTGGTGCAGGTCCTCGAGGGGTCGCTCCACCCGGgcaccgcgccgctgccgaggTACCTGGAGCAGCTGTGCGTGGAGGATTCGTGTACGTTCTTAACGGATCCTTGCTGA